The Tessaracoccus flavus genome includes the window CCGCGCTCAACACAGTCCAGATCGCCGAATTGCTGGTGCGATGAGGATCGCCCTGGTCGGCGCCGGTGCCATGGGGGAGGCGCTGCTGGCGGGATGGCTCGCCGCAGGCTGGTCGACCGAGGACGTCGTGATCGTGGAGCCCTCCCAGCAGCGCGCCGACGACATCACCGCCCGGCACGGCGTGCGAGCCGTCGATCTTGAGGAAGCATCGGGCGCCGACGTCGTGGTGCTTGCCGTGAAGCCGCACCAGGTTGAGTCCGTGCTCGGCTCCATCAGTAACCGGCTGGGACCAGAATCGGTCGTCGTCTCCATCGCCGCAGGGGTGCCGATCCGGCAACTCGAAGAGCTCCTTCCCGACGGTGCCGCGGTGATCCGGGTGATGCCCAACACGCCCGCACTCGTCGGGCAGGGGATGGCGGGGGTCGTGCGGGGCACGGCCGCCACCGATGGCCACCTCGCCACGGTGCAGGGGCTCATGGACGCGGTGGGTCGATCGACCGTCATCGAAGAGAAGTACCTGGATGCGCTGACCAGCGTGTCGGGTTCGGGCCCGGCCTACCTCTTCTACGTGGCCGACGCCATGATCGAGGCCGGCGTCCACCAGGGCCTCACCCGGGCGGAGGCCACCGAGCTCACTGTCCAGACGTTCGTCGGCTCCGCGGCCATGCTCGCCACGGGGCGGGCCGCGGCCACGCTGCGCGAGCAGGTGACGTCGCCGGCGGGCACCACCGCTGCAGCGCTGCGCGTCCTCGACGAGCGGGGGGTCAGAGCGGCCTTCCTCGCCGCCATGGAGGCGTGCGTGACGCGGAGTAGGGAGATGGCCAACTGAGCGCGCTCGGTGGGGCCGCCGTGAACGGGATTGGGCGTTGTTCCGCGCGCACGGTAGGATTTGGAGTCTGGCCATCCGTGGCCAGGCATCCCCGACACGTCCGGATTCTCCGGAGCTACGAAAGGCAAGTAAGTGGGTTCTGTCATCAAGAAGCGCCGCAAGCGTATGGCGAAGAAGAAGCACCGCAAGCTGTTGAAGAAGACCCGCATCCAGCGTCGCCGCGCAGGCAAGTGACCCCACCCTCACGGGTCGTCCTCCTGACGCGCGCCGGCTGCCACCTGTGTGTGGAGGCCGAGGCGACGCTGAGACGCACCTGTGAGGATCTGGGCGTGGCCTGGCGGGCCCTCGACATCGATTCCGAGCCGGATCTACGCGCCGGATTCACCGATCATGTGCCCGTGACGTTCGTCGATCGCCAGCTGTTGAGTTACTGGTTCCTCGACGAGGACGCGCTACGCGCCGCACTCTCCCAACCCGCCCCCTCCCGACGCACGACGAGTGGGTTCCCACCGTCGACCTCCAGCCCTGAACGGATGCAGCCGTGACTGAGCCCCAGGACCCGATGTCCCCGGCCTCGCCGCCGGAGTTCGAGCCGACCGGTGGTTCGGTGACCTTCGTTGGATCCGGCCCCGGGGATCTCGGCCTGCTCACGCTGGCCGGCTGCCGCGCGCTGCGCTACGCGGATCTGGTCATCGTCGACGAGAACGTCGACATCGAAGCCGTGCGTTCGCTCGCCCCGGCTCACGCCGAGATCAGGTTGGCCGGCGGCGACGACGAGGTCACCGACATCCTCGGGGCCGTCGCCCGGGGACAGAAGGTGGTCCGCCTCCACGCGGGCGACTATTTCACCGACGCCGACGCAGCCGGGGTCCTGCCCGAGGTGCTGGCCAGCGCGGGGCTACGCGCCAACGTCGTGCCCGGGATCAACCGCTGGAGCGCTGCACTGTCCTTCGGCGGAGTCCGCGCCACGGCCGCGTTCGCGGCTCTCGACACGACCGTCGACGTCCCCGACATCGACGAGTGGCCGTCCGCGGGCACGCTCATCATCCGCGGCTGCGGCGAGACCGCGACCCAGGTGGCCGAGCAGGCGGTGCGCAGGTTCGGCGCCGACGGCAGCCTGCTCTACCTCGTCGGCACCGGCTCCACCAGCCAGGTCAGTGAAGTGCTCACCTGGGGCGAGGTCCAGACATCAGAGGTCGCCGAGTGTTTCTTCGTCGTCGGGCCGGGCATCGAGGACTCCCACCGTCAGCGCTACGCGTGGTTCGAGGGCAAGCCCCTGTTCGACTGGCGAGTCATCGCCCCGCGTACGAAGGACGACCTCAGCGCGCTCACTGAGGAGCTCGCCCACTACGGCGCGACCACCGAACTGGTCGCCACCATGTCGATCGAGCCGCCGCGCACGGAACAGGCGATGGAGAAGGCCGTCCGTGGGCTCGTGGACGGCCGCTACCTCTGGCTGGTGCTCACCTCGCCGCACGCCGTCAGCGCCATCTGGGAGCGACTCACCGAGTACGGCCTCGACTCGCGCGCCCTCTCCGGAATCAGCCTCGCCGCCGTGGGCCGGGGAACGGTCGACGCGCTGAGCAGGCTTGGACTGTCCGCGGACCTCACCCCCGTCGTGGAGAACACCACCGGAGCCCTCGCCAACGAATTTCCTGCCTACGACGACCTGATCGATCCACTCGATCGCGTCCTGGTGCCCAGCGCCGACGTGTCGGTGGAGCCGCTGTTGGTCGGCCTCAGCCGTCTGGGCTGGGAGGTTGAAGAAGTCACTGCCTACCGGACGGTTCGGGCCGCCCCGCCCCCGGCTGAGGTGCGCGACGACATCAAGACCGGCATGTACGACGCCGTGGTCTTCACGTCGGCCACGGCGGTCCGCAACATGATCGGGATCGCCGGCAAGCCGCACGCCGCCACCGTCGTGGCCGCCATCGGTCCGGCCACCGCCGCGGCCTGCGAGATCCATGGGCTGCGCGTGGACGTCGTCGCCGACGCCCCGACGTTCGAGTCGCTCGCAGAGGGCCTCGCTCGGTTCGCCGACCGGCGTCGGGCCGACCAGATCGAGGCGGGCCTGCCAGTCACGAAGCCCTCCCAGCGCAAGCGTCGGAAGCGCCGTAAGGCAGTTGACCCGGCCGAGTAGGGTGATGAACGTGGCAGAGCAGAGCATTGTGCATGTGATGAGGCACGGCCAGGTGGAGAACCCGGGTGGGGTTCTGTACGGTCGCCTCCCGGGATATGGGCTGTCCGAGCTCGGCCACGAGATGGCCCGTCGGATGGGGGAGTTCTGGCGCGACGTGCCGCTCACCCACCTTCGATGCTCACCGCTTCAGCGGGCGCAGGAGACCCTGGCCCCCACCGCCGCACAGCACCCGCACCTTGAGGTGGTCACCGATCCGCGGGTGATCGAGGCCGAGAACAAGTTTGAGGGCATGGTCTTCGGCAAGGACAACCGCGCGCTGCGCGACCCCAAAATGTTCTGGCACATGCGCAACCCTCTGCAGCCGAGCTGGGGCGAGCCCTACAAGGAGATCGCAGCCCGGATGATGGCGGCCATCCGTGACGCCGCAGAGGCGGCGGGTCCGGGCGGCCAGGCCCTCATCGTCAGCCACCAGCTCTCGATCTGGATGGCGCGCCGCTTCGCCGAAGGCAGGTCGCTGGTGCACGACCCGCGCCGCAGAGAGTGCACGCTGTGCTCCGTGACCAGCTTCACACTGCGCGACGGGCTCGTCACGGCGGTCGGCTACCAGGAGCCCGTCGCGGACCTGTTGCCCGTCAAGCACGGCCGGAAGTTCAAGGTAGGGACGTGAGACGCCTCGCAGCAGCCGGGCTCAGCGCGGTGCTGCTTCTGTCCGGCTGCAGTGGGCCGTCCTCAAGCGACGGCGTGGGCTTCGAGGGCGGCGACGGTGCCGTGACGATCCTGGAGAGCGACGACAGACCCGACGCTCCGGTGCTGTCCGGCGACACCCTCGACGGCACCGCAGTGTCCACCGACGATTTCCGCGGCAGCACCGTCGTGGTCAACGTCTGGGGGTCCTGGTGCGCGCCCTGCCGCGCTGAGGCCCCCGAACTCGTGCGTGCGTCCGAGGAGTTGGGCCCCGAGGTGGTCTTCCTCGGTGTCAACACCCGCGACCTCGACGTCGGCCCCGCGCTCGCCTTCGAGCGCAGCTTCGGGCTCACCTACCCGAGCATCTTCGACCCGAAGGGCGAACTGCTGCTCGGATTCGGGCAACTGCCCCCCAAGGCGATTCCCAGCACGGTCGTCATCGACGAGCAGGGCAGGGTGGCTGCCCGTGTGCTCGGCGAGGTGACCGCCTCCACCCTGGTCGGCATCGTCGAGGATGTGGTGGCCGGATGAACGTGTTGCTGGAATCCTGGGCCAGCCAGGCGCTCACGTCCTCCATGCTGGTGGCCCTCCCCGTCGCGCTCCTCGCAGGCATCGTCTCCTTCGCCTCCCCCTGCGTTCTGCCGCTCCTGCCCGGATACCTGTCGTACGCCTCCGGTCTCGGCTCGGCCCAGATCGCGGAGGGTACCGGCTCGAAGAAACTGCTGGTCGGCGGGACATTGGGCTTCGTGCTGGGCTTCTCCGTTATCTTCGTCCTGACGGGGGCGATCCTCGGCGGGGTCGGTGCAGCCCTCCTGACCAATGCCCGAGCGATCACCATCGCTCTCGGCGTCGTGATCCTCGTGCTCGGCGCCGGGTTCGCCGGGTGGTTGCCGGTGCCGTCCGGATGGCGCCCCAGCACCGCTCCGCGCCTCGGCGTGTGGGCGTCGCCCCTGTTGGGGATGGTGTTCGGCCTCGGCTGGACCCCGTGCATCGGGCCGGCCCTGTCGGTAGTGCTGACGCTGGCGCTCAACGAGGGCTCCGCCGTGCGGGGCGGCGTGCTCGCCTTTGCGTACGCGTTGGGCCTCGGGCTTCCCTTCCTCGCATTCGCAGTGGCCTTCACCACGCTGGCGCCCAAGCTCGACTGGCTGCGCCGCCACCAGCAGACCATGCAGCGGATCGGGGGCGTGGCGATGATGGCCGTGGGTGTCGCGATGATCGTCGGCTGGTGGGACGCGCTGGTGGCCGTGCTGAGGCAGTGGGCGGCGAACTTCGGGACCATTCTGTGAGCCAACCGACCCGGGCGCTCGGCGCCAGCGAGCTGGGGAGATGGGCCTGGGGTCAGCTGACCAGCATGCGAACCGCCCTGCTGCTGCTGTTCCTGCTGGCGCTGGCCACCATCCCCGGTTCGATGATCCCTCAGCAGAGCGCCTCGCCGATCTCCGTGCTCGACTTCAAGCGCGCCAACCCCTTCTGGGATCGGATCTTCGAGCCGCTCGGGTTCTACGACATCTACACCTCGCCGGGGTTCTCGGCCGTCTACCTGCTGCTGTTCATCTCGCTGATCGGCTGCATCCTGCCCCGCATCGCGAAGTACTTCCGAGCCGTGCGCAAACCCCCGCCTGCCCTGCCGGCGCGAGTCGAGCGGCTCCCGGTCAGCGAGTCCGGCGCGGTCGGCGCCGCAGGCCCCGCCCTGGATCGCGCCGAGAAGTGGTTGGCCGCCCGGCGGTACCGCACCCGACGCTCGCCCGATGGGGTGAGCGCGGAGCGGGGCTACTCCAGGGAGGCTGGAAACCTTGTCTTCCACGTCTCGCTGGTCTTCATCCTCCTGGGCATGGCGTGGTCGAACCTGTGGGGGTATCACGGCTCGGTGGTTGTGGTGGAGGGACGCGGATTCGCCAACGTCATCACCCAGTTCGACGACTTCACCGCCGGCGGCCTGCTCGACACGGATTCGCTCGAGCCGTTCTCCGTCGACATCAACACCTTCACGGCCGAGTTCGAGACCGGGGAGGTGCAGCGCGGCGCAGCACGGCGCTTCGACGCAGACGTCACGCTCCACGATGCCGCCGGCTCCCGCGACGAACTCCTCACCGTCAACGAGCCTCTCCTCACGAGCGGCGGCACCCAGGTGAACCTCATCGGTCACGGCTACGCGCCGAGCTTCACCGTGCGCGACGGCAACGGCGACGTCGCCTTCAGCGGGCCGGTGGTGTTCCTGCCACAGGACGGGAACTTCGCCTCCATCGGAGTCATCAAAGTGCCCGATGCCCGTCCGTACCGGCTGGCTTTCGAGGCCTACTTCTTCCCGACGGCGGTGCTGGGCGAGCAGGGGCCGCAGTCGGTCTTCCCCGACGCGCTGAGCCCGGAGGTCTACCTCAACGCCTGGATGGGCGAACCAGGTGTTGAGACGGGGATCCCGGAGAGCATCTACACGCTGAACACGGACGAGCTGACGCAGATCGAGGGCGACGGCGGCGAGGTGCTGAGCGCACGGATGCTGCCCGGCGCCGGGTTCGCCCTGCCCGACGGGCTCGGCTCGATCAGCTTCGACGGGTGGCAGCGCTGGGTCAAGCTCCAGGTCAGCGAGACGCCCGGCAACGCCATGATGCTCATCTCTCTCGCGATCGGCGTCGCCGGCCTGTGCGTCAGCCTCTACGTGCGGCCTCGCCGCCTCTTCGTCCGGATCGCCGACGGCACGGCCACCGCGGGAGGGCTCGACCGGGCCGACGCCGCGTCGGGCCTCGAGGAGCAGGTGGCGGACCTGCTGCAGGTCACCGTCGGCGGCACCGCGGACCCAATCGGTTCGGGCCATCGGGAGGACTCGGGGCACAATGTCCCCGGACACACCGACTCCGGGCACGCTGGGGGAGCGCCCGGTGCCCGACGCAAGGAGACCCATGACGCTGTCTGAATGGTCCTACTCGGCGATGGTCTTCGGGACCGTCGCGTACCTCGTCGCGTTCGCGCTGCACACCGTCGAGTGGTCTGCTGCGCGGGGGTTGGCCGCCGTGCGCCCCGACGACGGCACGGAGGACGCCAGGCGGCTCCGGGTGGACCTCTTCGGCAGGCTCGGGCTGGCGGCCACGGTGCTCGCGGCGATCCTGCACATCGCCGCAGTGGTGCTGCGCGGCGTCGCCGCCGAGCGTCCTCCGTGGGGCAACATGTACGAGTTCATCACGTCGTCGTTGGCGTTCGCAGTGGTGATCTACCTCGTCGGCGCGCTGCGCTGGGGAATGCGGTGGCTGGGGCTGGGCGTCACGCTGCTGTTCGCGATCGGCCTGGGCGCGGCGGTGACTCAGTTCTACGTCGACGTCGCGCCGCTCGTCCCCGCTCTGCACAGCGTGTGGTTCATCATCCACATCATCGCCGCCGCGATATCAGGGGCCGCCTTCAACGTGGGCGCCGTGGCCGCGGCCCTCTATCTGGTGCGGGAGTCCGCGGAGCGCCGCGCCGCCGTGTCCGGGGGCGAGCTCACCGGCTACCTCGCGAAGCTCCCGAGCGCCGTCAAGCTGGACATGATCTCGTACCGGCTGCACGCGTTCGCCCTGCCGCTATG containing:
- the ccsB gene encoding c-type cytochrome biogenesis protein CcsB gives rise to the protein MTLSEWSYSAMVFGTVAYLVAFALHTVEWSAARGLAAVRPDDGTEDARRLRVDLFGRLGLAATVLAAILHIAAVVLRGVAAERPPWGNMYEFITSSLAFAVVIYLVGALRWGMRWLGLGVTLLFAIGLGAAVTQFYVDVAPLVPALHSVWFIIHIIAAAISGAAFNVGAVAAALYLVRESAERRAAVSGGELTGYLAKLPSAVKLDMISYRLHAFALPLWTFTIAAGAIWAQYAWGRFWNWDPKETWSFITWVVYVAYLHARATAGWRGRPVAIIALVGLVTFWFNFIGVNLLFSGLHSYAGI
- a CDS encoding uroporphyrinogen-III synthase, producing the protein MTEPQDPMSPASPPEFEPTGGSVTFVGSGPGDLGLLTLAGCRALRYADLVIVDENVDIEAVRSLAPAHAEIRLAGGDDEVTDILGAVARGQKVVRLHAGDYFTDADAAGVLPEVLASAGLRANVVPGINRWSAALSFGGVRATAAFAALDTTVDVPDIDEWPSAGTLIIRGCGETATQVAEQAVRRFGADGSLLYLVGTGSTSQVSEVLTWGEVQTSEVAECFFVVGPGIEDSHRQRYAWFEGKPLFDWRVIAPRTKDDLSALTEELAHYGATTELVATMSIEPPRTEQAMEKAVRGLVDGRYLWLVLTSPHAVSAIWERLTEYGLDSRALSGISLAAVGRGTVDALSRLGLSADLTPVVENTTGALANEFPAYDDLIDPLDRVLVPSADVSVEPLLVGLSRLGWEVEEVTAYRTVRAAPPPAEVRDDIKTGMYDAVVFTSATAVRNMIGIAGKPHAATVVAAIGPATAAACEIHGLRVDVVADAPTFESLAEGLARFADRRRADQIEAGLPVTKPSQRKRRKRRKAVDPAE
- the proC gene encoding pyrroline-5-carboxylate reductase, translating into MRIALVGAGAMGEALLAGWLAAGWSTEDVVIVEPSQQRADDITARHGVRAVDLEEASGADVVVLAVKPHQVESVLGSISNRLGPESVVVSIAAGVPIRQLEELLPDGAAVIRVMPNTPALVGQGMAGVVRGTAATDGHLATVQGLMDAVGRSTVIEEKYLDALTSVSGSGPAYLFYVADAMIEAGVHQGLTRAEATELTVQTFVGSAAMLATGRAAATLREQVTSPAGTTAAALRVLDERGVRAAFLAAMEACVTRSREMAN
- a CDS encoding 30S ribosomal protein bS22; this encodes MGSVIKKRRKRMAKKKHRKLLKKTRIQRRRAGK
- a CDS encoding histidine phosphatase family protein, whose product is MNVAEQSIVHVMRHGQVENPGGVLYGRLPGYGLSELGHEMARRMGEFWRDVPLTHLRCSPLQRAQETLAPTAAQHPHLEVVTDPRVIEAENKFEGMVFGKDNRALRDPKMFWHMRNPLQPSWGEPYKEIAARMMAAIRDAAEAAGPGGQALIVSHQLSIWMARRFAEGRSLVHDPRRRECTLCSVTSFTLRDGLVTAVGYQEPVADLLPVKHGRKFKVGT
- the resB gene encoding cytochrome c biogenesis protein ResB, coding for MGGELRDHSVSQPTRALGASELGRWAWGQLTSMRTALLLLFLLALATIPGSMIPQQSASPISVLDFKRANPFWDRIFEPLGFYDIYTSPGFSAVYLLLFISLIGCILPRIAKYFRAVRKPPPALPARVERLPVSESGAVGAAGPALDRAEKWLAARRYRTRRSPDGVSAERGYSREAGNLVFHVSLVFILLGMAWSNLWGYHGSVVVVEGRGFANVITQFDDFTAGGLLDTDSLEPFSVDINTFTAEFETGEVQRGAARRFDADVTLHDAAGSRDELLTVNEPLLTSGGTQVNLIGHGYAPSFTVRDGNGDVAFSGPVVFLPQDGNFASIGVIKVPDARPYRLAFEAYFFPTAVLGEQGPQSVFPDALSPEVYLNAWMGEPGVETGIPESIYTLNTDELTQIEGDGGEVLSARMLPGAGFALPDGLGSISFDGWQRWVKLQVSETPGNAMMLISLAIGVAGLCVSLYVRPRRLFVRIADGTATAGGLDRADAASGLEEQVADLLQVTVGGTADPIGSGHREDSGHNVPGHTDSGHAGGAPGARRKETHDAV
- a CDS encoding glutaredoxin family protein, with amino-acid sequence MEAEATLRRTCEDLGVAWRALDIDSEPDLRAGFTDHVPVTFVDRQLLSYWFLDEDALRAALSQPAPSRRTTSGFPPSTSSPERMQP
- a CDS encoding cytochrome c biogenesis CcdA family protein, coding for MLVALPVALLAGIVSFASPCVLPLLPGYLSYASGLGSAQIAEGTGSKKLLVGGTLGFVLGFSVIFVLTGAILGGVGAALLTNARAITIALGVVILVLGAGFAGWLPVPSGWRPSTAPRLGVWASPLLGMVFGLGWTPCIGPALSVVLTLALNEGSAVRGGVLAFAYALGLGLPFLAFAVAFTTLAPKLDWLRRHQQTMQRIGGVAMMAVGVAMIVGWWDALVAVLRQWAANFGTIL
- a CDS encoding TlpA family protein disulfide reductase → MRRLAAAGLSAVLLLSGCSGPSSSDGVGFEGGDGAVTILESDDRPDAPVLSGDTLDGTAVSTDDFRGSTVVVNVWGSWCAPCRAEAPELVRASEELGPEVVFLGVNTRDLDVGPALAFERSFGLTYPSIFDPKGELLLGFGQLPPKAIPSTVVIDEQGRVAARVLGEVTASTLVGIVEDVVAG